One window of Cohnella hashimotonis genomic DNA carries:
- a CDS encoding zinc ribbon domain-containing protein, giving the protein MGFLDKVKSGLNDAGNKAKVLVDVNRLKLQNSSKKKEIEEIQQQIGQLVFEAAVGRRVEAGLHELQPKYDRILLLEQEIQENKAQINALSDEKECVCGKTAPLEAKFCSSCGRTFDATPGL; this is encoded by the coding sequence ATGGGATTTCTGGATAAGGTCAAATCCGGACTGAACGATGCGGGCAACAAAGCCAAGGTGCTGGTCGACGTGAATCGCCTCAAGCTTCAGAACAGCTCTAAGAAAAAAGAGATCGAGGAGATTCAGCAGCAGATCGGCCAGCTGGTATTCGAGGCGGCCGTCGGCCGGCGCGTCGAAGCCGGGCTTCACGAGCTGCAACCCAAATACGACCGGATCCTCTTGCTCGAGCAGGAGATCCAGGAGAACAAGGCGCAGATCAACGCCCTCTCCGACGAAAAGGAATGCGTATGCGGCAAGACGGCTCCGCTCGAGGCGAAGTTCTGCTCCTCCTGCGGCAGGACGTTCGATGCGACCCCGGGCTTATAA
- a CDS encoding GNAT family N-acetyltransferase: protein MSWHSPFPALRTERLLLRQVTAEDAEDLYALCTDPQVNSLQDWHGPASVAETETIIDGWRQGYAEKRVVAWGVTLRGSRPLIGTVTLMPTRGSFEDLPRFPLALGYDLKPRFWNRGIASEAVRAVLDFSRAFIGPHRIQAEVHPDNAASLKVLKKLGFQEEGLLKHYLMHEATRQFMDVIILALLFN, encoded by the coding sequence ATGAGCTGGCATTCCCCATTTCCCGCGCTCCGCACGGAGCGCCTGCTGCTGCGCCAGGTCACGGCCGAGGACGCCGAGGACCTGTACGCCTTATGTACGGACCCGCAGGTCAACAGCCTGCAGGACTGGCACGGCCCCGCCTCCGTAGCGGAGACCGAGACAATCATCGACGGCTGGCGCCAGGGCTATGCGGAGAAACGCGTGGTCGCCTGGGGCGTGACGCTGCGCGGAAGCCGTCCGTTGATCGGCACGGTGACCCTGATGCCGACGCGCGGCAGCTTCGAGGATCTGCCGCGGTTTCCGCTCGCGCTGGGCTACGATCTCAAGCCGCGCTTCTGGAACCGCGGCATCGCGTCCGAGGCTGTACGCGCCGTGCTCGACTTCAGCCGCGCGTTCATCGGTCCGCACCGGATCCAGGCCGAGGTGCATCCGGACAACGCCGCATCGCTGAAGGTGCTGAAGAAGCTGGGCTTCCAGGAGGAAGGGCTGCTGAAGCACTATCTGATGCATGAAGCGACCAGGCAGTTCATGGACGTCATTATACTCGCTTTACTGTTCAACTGA
- a CDS encoding spermidine synthase: MRRIAHEKGRYGELSISDTTELYGELGRFRILQFADGAVQGAIDLRDPSRVVLAYQRAIVGLMDAIRPHFTRAFVIGHGAGTIARHYGHMRIETAEINATVVEWSRAYFGCRQSDIAIGDGRELLCKTEPGSFDYIVVDAFTADGTPPHLSTLEFYSLARERLREGGTMLLNVIGRGKGDKRIASMLATLQAVFPYAAAVSVAGPGGEAGDNLILMAGPWETARVDMPQDCKRVAIEPGYVRRDRG; the protein is encoded by the coding sequence ATGCGACGGATTGCGCATGAGAAGGGCCGGTACGGTGAACTGAGCATTTCTGATACGACGGAGCTTTACGGCGAGCTGGGCAGATTCCGCATTTTGCAGTTTGCGGACGGCGCCGTCCAAGGGGCGATCGATCTAAGGGATCCTTCGCGCGTCGTGCTGGCCTACCAGCGTGCCATTGTGGGCCTTATGGATGCGATCCGTCCGCACTTCACAAGGGCGTTCGTCATCGGACACGGGGCGGGGACAATCGCAAGGCATTACGGGCACATGCGGATCGAGACGGCGGAAATTAATGCAACCGTTGTCGAGTGGAGCCGCGCCTACTTCGGCTGCAGGCAAAGCGACATCGCGATCGGCGACGGGCGCGAGCTGCTCTGCAAGACGGAGCCGGGCAGCTTCGACTATATCGTGGTCGATGCCTTTACCGCAGACGGGACGCCTCCGCATCTGTCGACGCTCGAGTTTTACAGCCTGGCCAGGGAGCGGCTGCGCGAAGGCGGCACGATGCTGCTCAACGTCATTGGGCGCGGCAAGGGCGACAAGCGGATCGCCTCGATGCTGGCGACGCTGCAGGCGGTTTTTCCCTATGCGGCTGCGGTCTCGGTAGCCGGGCCGGGCGGAGAAGCAGGGGACAATCTGATCCTTATGGCCGGGCCTTGGGAGACGGCGCGCGTCGACATGCCGCAGGACTGCAAACGGGTCGCTATCGAACCGGGTTACGTACGCAGGGATCGAGGTTGA
- a CDS encoding NHLP leader peptide family RiPP precursor, with translation MSLESLKVQVIKKAWEDPAFKQQLLADPKAAVKDAFGVELPQEIQVTTVEETASHYYLVIPPNPEDIAGGNSNVEVVW, from the coding sequence ATGTCCCTCGAATCGCTTAAAGTCCAGGTCATCAAAAAAGCATGGGAAGATCCGGCATTCAAGCAACAGCTGCTGGCAGACCCCAAGGCTGCGGTCAAAGACGCGTTCGGCGTAGAGCTCCCGCAAGAGATTCAAGTAACGACCGTAGAAGAGACCGCTTCGCACTACTATCTGGTCATCCCGCCGAATCCCGAAGACATCGCGGGCGGCAATTCAAACGTCGAAGTTGTTTGGTAA
- a CDS encoding sensor histidine kinase: MKAVRLIAALACAVVIAALFIIGPNTSWAAAPEAKIDHWQIMWIPDGEQPGVTPPAGGQWVEAEAGAPLLDLPEGIQGAWIRLQVPPTSEWQRPGLLVRRLYGLELAAFREGTLLFESKRSFDFHLNRLLLPLGAYDRSSTIDVRILTTGTRAGFITSARIGEFAPLEESYVRRELPDLLLGGSISFLALIMLICSSYLNRRQRSSWISLCLIALTIGTLISVYSPMLYIYYKSYANLFLSLFDLSMFVLFPALSYYVDEVLGGRFRFFTRFRKWQAGFSAFCFLAFIVYKATSERYYDLYYLLTNPILGSLILVQLIIIAVLSVVHAMRKNTDAIILSACLFLLALSGATDLVLYYASGKSYILFLWKIGVVLLIVGLVIILARRISADYRMLLSYSKRLELFNHRLERTEKLKIISDLAASVAHEVRNPLQVTRGFLQLLAGRGDNESKKHFNIAVSELDRASGIITDFLTFAKPELETVSPLNLAEELAQLEVIIAPHAAMYGGRLHINADPGLTVIGSSSKFKQALINLLKNSIEAFKEDGYIEINAYEEDGEAVIWIKDNGEGMDEAQIAKLGVPYFSTKSKGTGLGTMVTFRIIEVMKGTIDFKSRKGQGTEVLIRLPIASDAAREEAAVAAAGVLPNNFDV; this comes from the coding sequence ATGAAAGCGGTTCGCTTAATCGCAGCGTTGGCGTGCGCGGTCGTCATCGCCGCGTTGTTCATTATAGGGCCGAATACGAGCTGGGCGGCGGCGCCGGAAGCGAAAATCGACCATTGGCAGATCATGTGGATTCCGGATGGCGAGCAGCCCGGCGTCACGCCCCCGGCAGGCGGGCAATGGGTCGAAGCGGAGGCGGGCGCGCCCCTGCTCGATTTGCCGGAAGGGATCCAGGGCGCATGGATCCGTCTGCAGGTGCCTCCGACGAGCGAATGGCAGCGGCCAGGCTTGCTGGTAAGGCGATTGTACGGACTCGAGCTGGCCGCCTTCCGAGAGGGGACCCTGCTCTTTGAATCGAAGCGCAGCTTCGACTTTCACTTGAACCGGCTGCTCCTGCCCCTCGGCGCCTACGATCGGTCGTCCACCATCGACGTTCGGATTCTTACGACGGGGACGCGCGCGGGGTTCATTACGAGCGCCCGCATCGGCGAGTTCGCTCCGCTTGAGGAGAGCTACGTCCGCAGAGAACTGCCGGACCTGCTGCTCGGCGGCTCGATCTCGTTTCTGGCGCTGATCATGCTCATCTGCTCCAGCTACCTGAACCGCCGGCAGCGAAGTTCCTGGATCTCGCTCTGCCTCATCGCGCTGACGATCGGCACGCTGATATCGGTCTATTCGCCGATGCTGTATATCTATTACAAATCGTATGCCAATCTCTTCTTATCACTATTCGATTTGTCGATGTTCGTGCTCTTTCCCGCGCTCAGTTATTACGTGGACGAAGTGCTGGGCGGCCGATTCCGCTTCTTTACGAGATTTCGCAAGTGGCAGGCCGGCTTTTCCGCTTTTTGTTTTCTGGCTTTTATTGTATATAAGGCGACGAGCGAGCGATATTACGATCTGTACTATCTGCTCACGAACCCGATCCTCGGGTCGTTGATCCTTGTGCAGCTGATTATTATCGCCGTGCTGTCCGTCGTTCATGCCATGCGCAAGAACACGGACGCCATTATCTTGTCCGCGTGCCTCTTCTTGCTCGCGCTCTCGGGCGCCACGGATTTGGTTCTCTATTACGCGAGCGGGAAAAGCTACATCCTTTTTCTGTGGAAAATCGGGGTCGTCCTGCTGATCGTGGGGCTCGTCATTATCCTCGCAAGGCGCATATCCGCAGATTACCGAATGCTGCTTTCCTATTCCAAACGTCTGGAGCTGTTCAATCATCGGCTCGAGCGAACGGAGAAGCTGAAAATCATCAGCGATCTCGCCGCATCCGTGGCGCACGAGGTCCGCAATCCGCTGCAGGTCACGCGCGGGTTCCTGCAGCTGCTGGCGGGGCGGGGAGACAACGAGAGCAAAAAGCATTTTAACATCGCGGTGAGCGAGCTGGACCGCGCATCCGGCATCATCACGGACTTTTTGACCTTCGCGAAGCCGGAGCTGGAGACGGTCTCGCCGTTGAACCTCGCGGAAGAGCTGGCGCAGCTCGAAGTCATTATCGCGCCGCATGCGGCGATGTACGGCGGCAGGCTGCACATCAACGCGGATCCCGGGCTGACCGTAATCGGCAGCTCGTCCAAGTTCAAGCAGGCGCTGATCAATCTATTAAAGAACAGCATCGAAGCATTCAAGGAAGACGGTTATATCGAGATCAACGCTTATGAGGAAGACGGCGAGGCGGTCATATGGATCAAGGATAACGGGGAAGGAATGGACGAAGCGCAGATCGCCAAGCTCGGCGTGCCTTATTTCTCGACCAAGTCCAAAGGTACCGGTCTCGGGACGATGGTCACCTTCCGCATCATCGAGGTGATGAAAGGTACGATCGATTTTAAAAGCCGCAAGGGGCAGGGAACCGAAGTGTTAATTCGGCTCCCGATTGCCAGCGATGCAGCCCGCGAAGAGGCTGCGGTCGCTGCAGCAGGCGTCTTACCAAACAACTTCGACGTTTGA
- a CDS encoding MerR family transcriptional regulator, producing the protein MYSIQKVADMLGIPGVTLRAWEARHRIVDPLRSAGGHRLYSEADVATLRWVKRRMEDQGMKIGEIAQQLRQDRPLRTDGSEAEAAPLPFLPPPASPRQSRIDLHIADRLYPALIAFNTEESHQAIDLALSLYGYEKTFHELLAPLLVRIGTDWEAGKIAVAQEHFASQLILQRFMQIFRSLPVDPSMPSAVAFCPPGEHHHLGLLLFSLFLRKRGIDVIYLGPHTPYEGLGQLIELKDVRAAAISVTDPLHIESLSVWLSQTIDRYPGLRVLLGGIGFGPRNAKRTQWERVSYEDSIDWEAWCLAVFTPRQ; encoded by the coding sequence GTGTACAGCATTCAGAAAGTGGCCGATATGCTCGGGATTCCCGGCGTCACCCTTCGCGCCTGGGAAGCCCGCCACCGCATCGTCGATCCGCTTCGCAGCGCCGGGGGACACCGCCTATACAGCGAAGCCGACGTTGCTACGCTCAGATGGGTCAAGCGGCGGATGGAAGATCAGGGAATGAAGATCGGAGAGATCGCGCAGCAGTTGAGGCAAGACCGGCCGCTGCGTACGGACGGCTCCGAAGCGGAGGCCGCGCCGCTCCCATTCCTGCCGCCGCCAGCATCACCGCGACAGTCCCGGATCGACTTGCACATCGCAGATCGCCTTTATCCGGCACTCATTGCTTTCAATACGGAAGAGTCCCATCAAGCCATCGATCTCGCGCTGTCGCTTTACGGCTACGAAAAAACGTTCCACGAGCTCCTCGCTCCGCTTCTCGTCCGCATCGGCACCGATTGGGAAGCGGGAAAAATCGCCGTTGCCCAGGAGCATTTTGCCTCGCAGCTCATTTTGCAGCGGTTCATGCAGATCTTCCGTTCGCTGCCCGTCGATCCGAGCATGCCCAGCGCAGTCGCCTTCTGTCCGCCGGGCGAGCACCATCATCTCGGCTTGCTCCTGTTCAGTCTTTTTCTGCGAAAAAGGGGCATCGACGTGATTTATCTTGGCCCCCATACGCCTTATGAAGGGCTAGGCCAGCTGATCGAGCTGAAGGACGTGCGGGCGGCGGCGATATCCGTTACCGATCCGCTTCATATCGAATCGCTTTCCGTATGGCTGAGTCAGACGATCGACCGCTATCCCGGGCTTCGCGTCCTGCTGGGCGGCATCGGCTTCGGTCCGCGAAACGCCAAAAGAACGCAGTGGGAGCGCGTCAGCTACGAGGACAGCATCGATTGGGAGGCCTGGTGTCTCGCCGTTTTCACCCCTAGGCAATAA
- a CDS encoding methyl-accepting chemotaxis protein, with the protein MDERGQYEDNTQVLDAGAVLGAMERSLAMIEFDMEGVTLWANRKFADALGYNQAEMRGLPHRRFCTPSFAASDAYRELWTNLRSGKAFQEKIQRVAKDGRLLWLEATYMPVRGADGTYDAVIKIATDITSREQAAIQHTEELKRTAQELSNRAGEGISRSGEIEAAIEKLRADSLENFDRLQRLERQTAAIRGIVRVIREVASQTQLLSLNAAIEAAHAGEFGRGFEIVASEVRKLAGEVQEAAKKANAEVEEVVSRMAEIGSGTKRSQSSVEESQRRLQDAIVAFRKIEDAAYRLEEQAKTLDRA; encoded by the coding sequence ATGGACGAGCGGGGGCAATACGAGGACAATACGCAGGTGCTGGATGCGGGAGCCGTGTTGGGAGCGATGGAGCGCTCCCTGGCGATGATCGAGTTCGATATGGAAGGCGTCACGCTGTGGGCCAATCGCAAGTTTGCGGACGCCCTGGGCTATAACCAGGCGGAAATGCGCGGTTTGCCCCACCGGCGGTTTTGCACGCCCTCGTTTGCGGCTAGCGACGCTTACCGGGAGCTGTGGACCAACCTTCGGAGCGGCAAGGCGTTTCAGGAAAAAATTCAACGGGTCGCCAAGGACGGACGCCTTCTCTGGCTCGAAGCGACTTATATGCCGGTGCGGGGGGCGGACGGGACATACGATGCCGTGATCAAGATCGCGACCGACATTACGTCCCGGGAGCAAGCGGCGATCCAGCATACCGAGGAGCTGAAGCGCACGGCCCAGGAGCTGTCGAACCGGGCGGGCGAAGGCATATCGAGAAGCGGAGAGATCGAAGCCGCGATCGAAAAGCTGCGTGCGGATTCGCTGGAGAATTTCGACCGGCTGCAGCGGCTGGAACGGCAGACCGCCGCCATAAGGGGCATCGTGCGGGTCATCCGGGAGGTGGCGTCGCAGACGCAGCTGCTCTCTTTGAACGCCGCGATCGAGGCGGCCCACGCGGGAGAGTTCGGACGCGGATTCGAGATCGTCGCTTCGGAGGTGCGCAAGCTCGCGGGTGAGGTGCAGGAAGCCGCCAAAAAAGCGAATGCAGAGGTGGAGGAGGTCGTCTCCCGGATGGCGGAGATCGGCAGCGGGACGAAACGATCGCAGTCTTCGGTGGAGGAGAGTCAGCGCAGGCTTCAGGACGCCATCGTCGCTTTCCGGAAGATCGAGGACGCGGCGTACCGGCTGGAGGAGCAGGCGAAGACGCTGGATCGCGCTTAA